In Sinorhizobium sojae CCBAU 05684, a single window of DNA contains:
- a CDS encoding Bug family tripartite tricarboxylate transporter substrate binding protein, protein MPTKEEKTVSILKTITLRAALVCATALGLVAAPVFAQDFSGKNIEWTIPFGVGGGTDVWARFFAPQFSKSLPGNPNVVVLNVPGGGSITGANQFAARAGSDGLEVLGTSASTQFPAILGDPRVRYDYAKWTAVLASPTGGVVYVSPQYGVTGPADIEALRTAEIRFAAQSATGLEMPVLLAFEMLGLNIRPVFGMESRGAGRLAFERGEAGIDFQTTPAYLSSVAPLVEAGKAVPLFALGVVSADGSVSRDPSFPDLPTFVEFFEQATGAAPEGQSYEAWQSLMLAGFSLQKMMVLPRDVPADIIAAYGAAAQAIVDAPDFRERAGEELGVYVQLVGAEADAALTKALQIDPAVREYLVNWLREEFDVSL, encoded by the coding sequence ATGCCTACCAAGGAGGAGAAAACTGTGAGCATTCTGAAAACAATTACCCTTCGCGCCGCGCTTGTCTGCGCGACCGCCCTCGGCCTCGTCGCAGCGCCGGTATTCGCGCAGGACTTCAGCGGCAAGAACATCGAATGGACGATCCCGTTCGGCGTCGGCGGCGGAACCGACGTCTGGGCGCGCTTCTTCGCTCCGCAGTTCAGCAAAAGCCTTCCAGGCAACCCCAACGTCGTCGTGCTGAACGTGCCCGGCGGCGGCTCGATCACCGGCGCGAACCAGTTTGCCGCCCGTGCCGGGTCGGACGGGCTCGAGGTCCTCGGCACCTCGGCATCGACCCAGTTCCCGGCGATCCTCGGCGACCCGCGCGTCCGGTACGACTATGCGAAATGGACTGCTGTCCTCGCCTCGCCCACCGGCGGGGTGGTCTATGTCTCGCCACAATACGGCGTGACCGGCCCGGCCGACATCGAGGCTCTGCGGACCGCCGAGATCCGCTTCGCGGCACAAAGCGCGACAGGGCTCGAGATGCCGGTTCTCCTGGCCTTCGAGATGCTGGGCCTGAACATCCGGCCGGTCTTTGGCATGGAAAGCCGTGGCGCCGGGCGGCTCGCTTTCGAGCGCGGCGAGGCCGGGATCGATTTCCAAACCACGCCCGCCTACCTTAGCAGCGTGGCTCCGCTGGTTGAGGCGGGCAAGGCGGTGCCGCTCTTCGCGCTCGGCGTGGTCAGTGCCGATGGCAGCGTTTCGCGCGATCCGTCCTTCCCGGACCTGCCGACCTTCGTTGAGTTCTTTGAACAGGCGACGGGGGCTGCCCCGGAGGGTCAGTCCTACGAAGCTTGGCAGTCGCTGATGCTCGCCGGCTTCTCGCTGCAGAAGATGATGGTCCTGCCGCGGGATGTCCCGGCAGACATCATCGCCGCCTATGGTGCCGCCGCCCAAGCGATCGTCGACGCCCCCGATTTCCGTGAACGGGCGGGCGAGGAACTCGGCGTCTACGTCCAGCTGGTGGGGGCAGAGGCCGACGCCGCCCTGACCAAGGCGCTGCAGATCGACCCTGCGGTCCGGGAATACCTCGTCAATTGGTTGAGAGAAGAGTTCGACGTCAGCCTCTGA
- a CDS encoding LysR family transcriptional regulator: MNIDLEDLSAFVATAEMRNFGAAAESIHLSQPALTRRIQKLEAALGVTLLERTTRRVELTVVGRDFLGRARRLLDDFESSLLSVREIAERRSGLVSIACIPTAAYYFLPDVVRAFNQAYPAIRIRIVDDGANEVLQSVLKREVDFGITLLGADDPDVMFAPLVEEPFMLACRTDHELATRPSVTWRDLASHRFITVGRSSGNRLIIDLGLGRAGIRPKWFYEVQHLSTSLGLVEAGLGIAALPRMSLPLGDHPTIAIRPLVDPVVTRTVGLVRRVGATLSPSAERFYTMMMERWQDR, translated from the coding sequence ATGAACATTGATTTAGAGGACCTTAGCGCCTTCGTTGCGACCGCCGAGATGCGCAATTTCGGAGCCGCAGCCGAGAGCATCCACCTCTCGCAGCCCGCGCTAACTCGCCGAATACAGAAACTGGAGGCCGCACTTGGCGTCACGCTGCTCGAGCGGACCACCCGCCGGGTCGAGCTCACGGTGGTCGGTCGCGACTTTCTAGGCCGGGCACGGCGGCTCCTTGACGACTTCGAGTCCTCGCTCCTGTCAGTGCGCGAGATCGCCGAGAGGCGGTCGGGACTCGTCAGTATCGCCTGTATCCCCACGGCCGCGTACTACTTCCTGCCCGACGTGGTGCGCGCCTTCAACCAGGCCTATCCGGCTATCCGCATCCGCATCGTTGACGACGGCGCGAACGAGGTGCTGCAAAGCGTGCTGAAGCGCGAGGTAGATTTCGGGATCACCTTGCTTGGCGCCGACGATCCCGATGTCATGTTCGCGCCTTTGGTCGAAGAACCGTTCATGCTCGCCTGCCGCACGGACCACGAGCTTGCGACGCGCCCATCGGTCACCTGGCGAGACCTGGCAAGCCATCGCTTCATCACGGTCGGACGATCGAGCGGCAACCGTCTAATCATCGACCTCGGCCTCGGCCGAGCCGGCATCCGGCCAAAATGGTTCTACGAGGTCCAACACCTATCGACATCGCTGGGTCTAGTCGAAGCGGGTCTTGGAATTGCGGCACTGCCGCGCATGTCCCTGCCGCTCGGAGACCACCCAACAATTGCAATTAGGCCGTTAGTCGATCCGGTCGTGACCCGAACGGTGGGACTCGTTCGACGCGTAGGGGCAACCCTCTCCCCATCGGCAGAACGCTTCTACACGATGATGATGGAGCGGTGGCAGGACAGGTAG
- a CDS encoding 4-oxalomesaconate tautomerase, translating to MNKIPCVLMRGGTSRGPFFLASDLPADPAVRDATLISALGSGHPLQIDGIGGGNPLTSKVAVVGPGSVPGADVDYLFAQVNVERALVDTAPNCGNMLAAVGPFAIECGLVAVADPLTRLVIHNVNTGKLIEATVETPNRRVTYDGATTIAGVPGTAAPIRLAFLDAAGSKTGKFLPSGRARDVLDGQEVSLIDMAVAAMLADAQSFGKSGGERPAELDADRAFMARLEQVRLLSGKAMGLGDVSGLVVPKPILVSPPEAGGTIRARYFVPHACHTAVAVTGAVCIAAACCTPGTVAHAVADLPGPDASGRRMLQIEHPSGSTPIEIEQDLVTGEIARVSLIRTARRIFEGIVHVRDTAA from the coding sequence ATGAACAAGATTCCTTGCGTCCTGATGCGCGGCGGCACATCTCGCGGTCCATTCTTTCTCGCCTCTGACCTTCCGGCCGATCCTGCTGTGCGCGATGCGACCCTGATCTCGGCCCTCGGTTCGGGACATCCCCTGCAGATCGACGGCATTGGCGGCGGCAATCCCCTGACCAGCAAAGTAGCTGTCGTCGGCCCGGGCTCGGTACCGGGTGCCGATGTCGATTATCTCTTCGCCCAAGTGAACGTGGAGCGGGCGCTCGTCGATACCGCACCGAATTGCGGAAACATGCTTGCTGCCGTCGGGCCCTTCGCGATCGAATGCGGCCTCGTCGCCGTGGCCGATCCCCTGACACGGCTTGTCATCCACAACGTCAACACCGGCAAGCTGATCGAGGCCACGGTAGAAACCCCAAACAGGCGGGTCACGTATGACGGCGCAACGACCATCGCGGGTGTGCCGGGGACCGCCGCGCCGATCCGGCTCGCGTTCCTCGATGCCGCCGGGTCCAAGACGGGGAAGTTCCTGCCCAGCGGTCGGGCCCGGGATGTGCTCGACGGCCAAGAGGTCAGCCTGATCGACATGGCCGTCGCGGCGATGCTTGCCGATGCGCAGAGCTTCGGCAAGAGCGGCGGCGAACGCCCGGCCGAACTCGACGCCGACCGCGCCTTCATGGCCCGGCTCGAGCAGGTCAGACTCCTTTCCGGCAAAGCCATGGGTCTTGGCGATGTCTCGGGCCTCGTGGTGCCGAAGCCGATCCTGGTGTCGCCGCCTGAGGCCGGGGGGACGATCCGTGCCCGCTATTTTGTGCCGCACGCCTGCCACACGGCGGTCGCCGTGACCGGCGCCGTTTGCATCGCCGCGGCCTGCTGCACCCCCGGAACGGTTGCCCATGCCGTCGCCGATCTGCCCGGGCCCGACGCCAGCGGACGGCGGATGCTTCAGATCGAGCATCCCTCGGGCTCCACGCCGATCGAGATCGAGCAGGACCTCGTCACGGGCGAGATTGCCCGTGTCTCGTTAATCCGTACCGCAAGGCGGATCTTTGAAGGTATCGTGCATGTCCGCGATACCGCTGCCTGA
- a CDS encoding tripartite tricarboxylate transporter permease, with translation MLDAALLALGHVFTGHHIAFLVVGVLIGLIVGILPGLGGIAGMSILLPFLYGMDPTSALGMLIGMVAVIPTGDTFTSVMMGIPGSSASQATVLDGFPLAKKGEAARALSAAFASSLLGGVIGALVLSVAIVMARPLVLSFSSAELFMLTLFGLSMVAVLSGRSLAKGMAAAGLGLIIGIVGTAPATGEPRMTLGIDYLYDGIPLVVVAMGLFAIPEIIDLLKRGAAISETTGLGGGWGKGLRDVLRHPWLVTRCAGLGCVIGALPGLGGAVVDWIAYSHAVQTSRDRSQFGKGDIRGVIAPESANNACQGGALVPTLLFGVPGSGSMAVFLGGMVLLGIQPGITLVETRLDLTYTIIWSLALANIVGAGLCVLLARYVARLTQIPFVYLAPFMIMITMFAAYQATRSIADLVALIVMGAVGLYMRRFGWPRPALLIGFVLAPGAENYLYQAVQFYDWGWIWRPGVLIIAGITAASVVLGLRYGSEISSEGHTDPAAAATRPRQFAFAALFLSAAVACIATALGLSFLGQVFPLTVGLLAAGGALWVLTHLYGSHASAVHDDDAALALEGRWSGRELYLSVFIGVVLGIWMIGFLGAMALFLPAFLIIAGKASPIRAAILTASALAFIYSITTAMSLRLPEGLIVTAFG, from the coding sequence ATGCTCGACGCAGCACTTCTTGCGCTAGGCCACGTCTTTACCGGCCACCATATCGCGTTTCTGGTGGTCGGCGTCCTTATCGGCCTAATCGTCGGTATCTTGCCCGGACTTGGCGGGATCGCCGGCATGTCGATCCTCTTGCCATTTCTCTACGGCATGGACCCGACCTCTGCGCTCGGCATGCTGATCGGCATGGTTGCGGTGATCCCGACGGGGGACACCTTCACCTCGGTGATGATGGGGATACCGGGGTCGAGCGCGAGCCAGGCGACGGTACTCGACGGGTTTCCGCTTGCCAAGAAGGGCGAGGCGGCGCGAGCGCTTTCGGCGGCCTTCGCAAGCTCCCTCCTCGGCGGTGTGATCGGGGCGCTGGTGCTGTCCGTCGCCATCGTCATGGCGCGTCCCCTCGTTCTGTCGTTCTCCTCGGCAGAGCTTTTCATGCTGACGCTCTTCGGTCTTTCCATGGTGGCGGTCCTGTCGGGCCGCAGCCTCGCCAAGGGGATGGCGGCCGCGGGCCTCGGGCTGATCATCGGCATCGTCGGAACCGCGCCTGCGACCGGCGAGCCGCGCATGACGCTCGGCATCGACTACCTTTACGACGGCATTCCCCTTGTCGTCGTGGCGATGGGGCTCTTCGCCATCCCGGAAATCATCGACCTCCTGAAACGCGGCGCCGCCATTTCCGAGACCACGGGCCTCGGCGGCGGCTGGGGCAAGGGCCTTCGCGACGTGTTGCGCCACCCCTGGCTCGTCACCCGTTGCGCGGGGCTGGGCTGTGTCATCGGCGCGCTGCCGGGTCTGGGAGGAGCGGTCGTCGACTGGATCGCTTATAGCCATGCCGTGCAGACCAGCCGCGACAGGTCGCAGTTCGGTAAGGGCGACATCCGCGGCGTGATCGCGCCGGAATCGGCCAACAATGCCTGCCAGGGCGGGGCGCTGGTGCCGACGCTGCTGTTCGGCGTGCCGGGCTCGGGGTCCATGGCGGTGTTCTTGGGCGGGATGGTGCTGCTGGGCATCCAGCCCGGCATTACGCTGGTCGAGACGCGGCTCGACCTCACCTATACGATCATCTGGTCGCTCGCCCTCGCCAACATCGTCGGCGCCGGGCTGTGCGTCCTTCTGGCCCGCTACGTCGCGCGGCTGACGCAGATCCCCTTTGTCTATCTTGCGCCGTTCATGATCATGATCACTATGTTCGCCGCCTATCAGGCGACCCGGTCGATCGCCGATCTGGTCGCGCTCATCGTCATGGGTGCGGTCGGGCTCTACATGCGTCGCTTCGGCTGGCCGCGCCCGGCGCTGCTGATCGGCTTCGTTCTGGCGCCGGGGGCGGAAAACTATCTCTATCAAGCCGTCCAATTCTATGACTGGGGCTGGATCTGGCGGCCGGGCGTTCTGATCATCGCAGGCATCACTGCGGCCTCGGTCGTGCTCGGGCTGCGGTACGGCTCGGAGATTTCGAGCGAGGGGCACACTGACCCGGCCGCCGCTGCAACGCGTCCCCGCCAGTTCGCCTTCGCCGCGCTGTTCCTTTCGGCCGCCGTTGCCTGCATAGCAACGGCGCTTGGCCTCAGCTTCCTGGGCCAGGTCTTCCCGCTCACGGTCGGGCTTCTGGCAGCCGGGGGCGCGCTCTGGGTCCTGACTCATCTCTACGGATCGCATGCATCGGCGGTCCACGACGACGACGCGGCCCTCGCCCTCGAGGGGCGCTGGTCCGGGCGGGAGCTCTACCTCAGCGTCTTCATCGGCGTGGTCCTGGGCATCTGGATGATCGGGTTCCTCGGCGCTATGGCGCTCTTCCTTCCGGCCTTCCTGATCATCGCCGGAAAGGCTTCGCCGATTCGGGCCGCGATCCTCACCGCCTCGGCGCTGGCGTTCATCTACAGCATCACCACTGCCATGTCCCTCCGCCTGCCCGAAGGCCTGATCGTGACCGCCTTCGGCTGA
- a CDS encoding IS1182 family transposase, which produces MLGRKERDQLELYMCGSLRDLVPDDHVLVKVDRVLDLSWLHEEVAELYAAGFGRPGIDPEVAVRLMLAGFLLGIVHDRRLMREAQVNIAIRWFIGFGLHEALPDHSSLTRIRQRWGAERFRTIFERTVKVCVAAKVAKGEVVHVDASLIRADVSWESLAVRHIDAVTDANEAAESERKSRKTGKYKKVCVTDPDASMATNGRNRRLEPAYKQHAVVDDACGVILDVEVTTGEINEGQVILSRLDAVAAMTGTIIKTATADAGYAYAKVFAGMEQRAIEAVIPAKAEPIRSPVPMRRFRYDAKHDTLKCPRGKMLKAGRAVKHGRFFTSRAADCRHCDLARLCLSNGRVNKAVVLGDDYPALLRARRRRERWSDEDRALYQRHRWRSEGYHGEAKTWHGLSRAIRRGLINMKIQAYLTAAAVNLKRLASAFLSILLFVYSQEATSSARHPFRQRKVFGIGLSVASA; this is translated from the coding sequence ATGCTCGGCCGTAAGGAACGCGATCAGCTTGAACTGTACATGTGCGGCTCGCTTCGGGATCTGGTCCCTGACGATCACGTATTGGTAAAGGTCGATCGAGTTCTCGACCTCTCCTGGCTACACGAGGAGGTGGCTGAGCTTTATGCGGCGGGCTTCGGCCGACCCGGCATCGACCCGGAAGTAGCAGTCCGGCTGATGCTTGCAGGCTTTCTTCTCGGAATTGTCCATGACCGTCGGCTGATGCGCGAGGCTCAGGTAAACATCGCTATTCGCTGGTTTATCGGCTTCGGTCTGCACGAAGCTCTCCCGGACCATTCGTCGTTGACCCGTATCCGTCAGCGCTGGGGTGCAGAACGTTTCCGAACTATCTTTGAGCGGACGGTAAAGGTCTGCGTAGCGGCCAAAGTCGCCAAGGGTGAGGTCGTTCATGTCGACGCCTCACTCATTCGGGCCGACGTCAGTTGGGAAAGTCTTGCGGTCCGCCATATAGATGCGGTCACCGACGCCAACGAAGCCGCTGAGAGCGAACGAAAAAGCCGCAAAACAGGCAAATACAAGAAAGTCTGCGTCACCGACCCTGACGCGTCCATGGCGACCAACGGGCGTAATCGGAGACTGGAGCCGGCCTACAAGCAACATGCCGTGGTGGATGATGCTTGCGGCGTAATTTTAGATGTGGAGGTCACCACAGGCGAGATTAATGAGGGGCAAGTCATACTCAGTCGTCTCGACGCGGTCGCCGCGATGACCGGCACGATAATCAAAACGGCAACGGCCGACGCCGGCTATGCGTATGCTAAGGTGTTCGCAGGAATGGAGCAACGCGCGATCGAAGCGGTTATTCCGGCAAAGGCAGAGCCAATCCGTAGCCCTGTGCCTATGCGCCGCTTTCGTTATGACGCCAAGCACGACACCCTTAAATGTCCGCGTGGCAAGATGCTGAAGGCGGGCCGTGCCGTTAAACATGGGCGCTTCTTTACATCTCGCGCGGCCGACTGTCGGCACTGCGATCTGGCGCGACTTTGCCTTTCCAATGGCCGTGTGAACAAGGCGGTAGTGCTCGGCGATGACTATCCGGCACTCCTGCGAGCTCGTCGCCGAAGAGAACGATGGTCGGACGAGGACCGAGCTTTGTACCAGCGTCACCGCTGGCGCTCAGAGGGATATCACGGCGAAGCGAAGACTTGGCACGGGCTATCGAGAGCGATCCGGCGCGGCCTCATAAATATGAAAATCCAAGCCTATCTGACGGCTGCGGCAGTCAACTTGAAACGACTGGCGAGTGCTTTTCTGTCAATTTTGCTGTTCGTGTACAGCCAAGAAGCTACCAGTTCAGCCCGACATCCCTTCAGGCAAAGGAAAGTTTTTGGAATTGGCTTGTCGGTGGCTTCCGCATAG
- a CDS encoding sugar ABC transporter ATP-binding protein — MTTRSPILSLRGIQKSYGPIKVLHGVDLDIYPGEVVALLGENGAGKSTLSNIISGAVQPSAGEMTWLGKSYTPADPRAAMDEGVGMIHQELKLLPKLSIAENVFVGRYPMKVGRIDRKAMEDRARSGLHRLGLDISPDRLVEGLSTGKQQLIEIAKALTLNARLLILDEPTAALGGEETHLLFQQIERLRAEGVGIIYISHRLEEIRQIADRIVVMRDGAKVQEFDSGDVPIRTIVEAMVGRSLERMFPALPTPTDEVTLEVRSLSSPSKAFRDINFFVRKGEVFGIAGLMGAGRTELVRAITGADAISGGEVLLRGKAITPRSPIDAIRNGIVLVPEDRKLQGVVLDHSIAENIGYANLGEIAPSGWLSSRRIQQFAEGYIRRFGVKGRGGQNASELSGGNQQKVVLAKWLARKPQVVVLDEPTRGIDVGARSSIYDLIMDLARQGVAVIVVSSDLEEILGVSSRIMVMAKGKQAGVLNREDANDVSVMELATI, encoded by the coding sequence ATGACGACCCGCTCTCCCATCCTGTCGCTCCGTGGAATCCAGAAGTCCTACGGCCCGATCAAGGTTCTTCACGGTGTCGATCTCGACATCTATCCGGGAGAAGTCGTGGCGCTGCTCGGTGAAAACGGTGCCGGAAAATCGACCCTGTCGAATATCATTTCCGGCGCCGTACAGCCCTCGGCCGGAGAAATGACCTGGCTCGGCAAAAGTTACACCCCCGCCGATCCCCGCGCCGCCATGGACGAGGGAGTGGGCATGATCCATCAGGAACTGAAACTGCTTCCGAAGCTCTCCATAGCGGAGAACGTGTTTGTCGGCCGCTACCCGATGAAGGTGGGCCGGATCGACCGCAAGGCGATGGAAGATCGGGCACGCAGCGGCCTTCACCGGCTCGGCCTCGACATCTCGCCTGATCGGCTCGTCGAAGGGCTTTCGACCGGCAAGCAGCAGCTCATCGAAATCGCCAAGGCGCTGACGCTCAATGCGCGCCTCCTCATCCTCGACGAACCGACCGCTGCGCTCGGTGGCGAGGAGACTCACCTTCTCTTCCAGCAGATCGAACGGCTGAGGGCGGAAGGGGTCGGCATCATCTACATTTCACACCGACTCGAGGAAATCCGCCAGATTGCTGACCGCATTGTCGTCATGCGTGACGGCGCTAAGGTGCAGGAGTTCGACAGCGGCGATGTGCCGATCCGCACCATCGTCGAGGCGATGGTCGGTCGCTCCCTGGAGCGCATGTTCCCGGCGCTTCCGACACCCACGGATGAGGTGACACTGGAGGTGCGGAGCCTTTCCTCGCCCTCCAAGGCTTTCCGCGACATCAATTTTTTCGTACGCAAGGGCGAAGTCTTCGGCATTGCCGGCCTCATGGGCGCCGGTCGCACCGAATTGGTGCGCGCCATCACCGGCGCCGACGCCATTTCCGGCGGGGAAGTGCTCCTGCGCGGCAAGGCCATTACGCCTCGCTCCCCCATCGACGCGATCCGCAATGGCATCGTTCTCGTGCCGGAGGACCGCAAGCTTCAGGGAGTGGTGCTCGATCATTCGATTGCCGAGAATATCGGCTACGCCAATCTCGGCGAGATCGCCCCCAGCGGCTGGCTCTCCTCCCGCCGCATCCAACAGTTCGCCGAGGGCTATATCAGAAGGTTCGGCGTCAAGGGCCGCGGCGGGCAGAATGCGAGCGAGCTCTCCGGGGGCAACCAGCAGAAGGTAGTGCTTGCCAAGTGGCTGGCCCGCAAGCCGCAGGTCGTCGTGCTGGACGAGCCGACGCGCGGCATCGATGTGGGCGCCCGCTCGTCGATCTACGACCTCATCATGGACCTCGCCCGGCAGGGTGTCGCCGTGATCGTGGTCAGTTCGGACCTAGAGGAGATACTCGGTGTGTCCAGCCGTATCATGGTCATGGCCAAGGGAAAGCAGGCGGGCGTCCTGAACCGCGAGGATGCAAACGACGTCTCGGTCATGGAACTGGCGACGATCTGA
- the ribB gene encoding 3,4-dihydroxy-2-butanone-4-phosphate synthase, which yields MTFAKIEDAVQAIARGEMVVVVDDQDRENEGDIVVASQAVTPQHIAFMMNHARGLVCVAMEGEQLDALDIPLMVGNNTDSLKTAFTVSVDYIPGTTTGISAADRAATVQALLNEKSRPEDFARPGHIFPLRAHPRGVVARPGHTEAAVELARLAGLKPSGVICEVANDDGTMSRLPDLVRFAEKHNLLLVTIEDLISYVSLEKAA from the coding sequence ATGACCTTTGCGAAAATTGAAGATGCAGTTCAGGCAATCGCCCGAGGTGAAATGGTCGTCGTGGTTGATGATCAGGATCGCGAGAACGAAGGCGACATCGTTGTTGCTTCGCAGGCCGTCACACCCCAGCATATCGCCTTCATGATGAACCACGCTCGTGGACTTGTCTGTGTGGCCATGGAGGGTGAACAGTTGGATGCTTTGGACATCCCTCTGATGGTCGGCAACAACACAGACTCGTTGAAGACTGCTTTTACGGTTTCGGTCGATTACATCCCCGGCACAACGACTGGCATCTCCGCAGCCGACCGCGCTGCCACCGTTCAAGCTCTCCTGAACGAAAAATCCCGTCCTGAAGACTTCGCGCGTCCAGGACATATTTTTCCGCTGCGTGCTCACCCTAGGGGTGTTGTCGCGCGTCCTGGGCACACCGAGGCGGCTGTAGAACTTGCACGACTTGCGGGATTGAAGCCTTCTGGTGTCATCTGTGAGGTCGCAAATGACGACGGTACAATGTCGCGTTTGCCCGATCTGGTCCGGTTCGCGGAGAAGCACAATCTGCTGCTCGTGACCATCGAAGACCTGATCAGCTACGTGAGCCTTGAAAAGGCCGCGTGA
- the fsa gene encoding fructose-6-phosphate aldolase: protein MQFFVDTAVVAEIKELNDYGLLDGVTTNPTLIAKSGREFKEVIAEICSIIDGPVSAEVASTQSEGMIKEGELLAKIGANVVIKLPLTLDGLKACRHFFQTGIRTNVTLCFSANQALLAAKAGATYISPFVGRLDDINIDGMELIRDIRQIYDNYDFETKILAASIRSANHVKDAALAGADIATIPATVIKGLANHVLTDKGLEQFTKDWTATGQSIV, encoded by the coding sequence GTGCAGTTTTTCGTAGACACCGCCGTTGTTGCCGAGATCAAGGAGTTGAATGACTACGGACTTCTGGACGGGGTGACGACCAATCCTACTCTGATCGCCAAGTCTGGCCGGGAGTTCAAGGAAGTCATTGCCGAAATTTGCTCGATCATCGACGGACCTGTTTCTGCGGAGGTCGCTTCGACGCAGTCTGAGGGCATGATCAAGGAAGGTGAGCTGCTTGCCAAAATCGGCGCAAACGTCGTGATCAAGCTTCCGCTGACCCTCGATGGTCTAAAGGCGTGCAGGCACTTCTTCCAGACGGGCATCCGTACCAACGTTACGCTCTGCTTCTCGGCAAACCAGGCGCTCCTGGCTGCCAAGGCGGGAGCTACCTACATCTCGCCGTTCGTCGGCCGCCTCGATGACATCAACATCGACGGAATGGAACTGATCCGCGACATTCGCCAGATTTACGACAACTACGATTTCGAGACGAAGATCCTCGCTGCATCGATCCGATCTGCCAACCACGTCAAGGACGCTGCCTTGGCGGGCGCTGACATTGCGACGATTCCTGCCACCGTCATTAAGGGCCTCGCGAACCACGTACTGACGGACAAGGGCCTTGAGCAGTTCACAAAGGACTGGACCGCCACCGGGCAGTCGATTGTGTAA
- a CDS encoding SDR family oxidoreductase has product MSEITLNAPKLFDLFGNVALVTGAGSGIGQRIAMGLAQCGSDVALLDRRTDGGLATTADFIAKTGRRSIQIAADVTSGTALNEAVARTEAELGPLSLAVNAAGIANANPAEEMEESQFQTMMDINLKGVFLSCQAEARAMLKNGRGSIVNIASMSGVIVNRGLSQCHYNASKAGVIHLTKSMAMEWVGRGIRVNTISPGYTATPMNTRPEMVHQTKLFEEQTPMQRMATVDEMVGPAIFLLSNAASFVTGVDLLVDGGFCCW; this is encoded by the coding sequence ATGTCTGAAATTACTCTCAACGCGCCGAAATTGTTCGATCTTTTCGGAAATGTCGCCTTGGTGACCGGTGCCGGCAGCGGCATCGGCCAGCGCATCGCCATGGGCCTCGCACAATGCGGATCGGACGTCGCGTTGCTCGACCGTCGTACCGACGGTGGCCTCGCGACGACCGCCGATTTCATCGCGAAGACAGGACGGCGCAGCATCCAGATCGCCGCGGACGTGACCAGTGGCACGGCACTCAACGAAGCGGTCGCCCGCACCGAGGCGGAACTTGGGCCGCTCAGCCTCGCCGTTAACGCGGCCGGCATCGCCAATGCCAACCCGGCGGAGGAGATGGAGGAAAGCCAATTCCAGACGATGATGGACATTAATCTGAAGGGCGTTTTCCTCTCCTGCCAGGCGGAGGCGCGCGCCATGCTTAAGAACGGCCGCGGGTCGATCGTCAATATCGCCTCGATGTCCGGCGTGATCGTCAATCGTGGTCTCAGCCAGTGCCATTATAACGCCTCAAAGGCCGGCGTGATCCACCTGACGAAGTCGATGGCGATGGAATGGGTCGGGCGCGGCATCCGTGTCAACACGATCAGTCCCGGCTATACGGCCACGCCGATGAACACCCGACCGGAAATGGTGCACCAGACCAAGCTGTTCGAGGAGCAGACGCCGATGCAGCGCATGGCGACGGTCGATGAAATGGTTGGACCAGCAATATTTCTGCTCTCGAACGCTGCAAGCTTCGTCACCGGTGTTGATCTGCTGGTCGACGGCGGCTTCTGCTGCTGGTGA